TGTTGCGCCCCTTCTTCTTGGCCGGGGCCGCGGCGACGGGCACGTTCGGCTGCACCGGCTCGGGCAGCTTGGGCGGGGTGTGCGGAAGGGGTCCGTCGGTCTGCGGGCCCGCGGCGAACGGCGAGTTCTGCGCGGGCGGCACGACGGGGATGCCGCTGGTCAGGGTGTCGCCGGAGACGTTGGTCCCGGGGGAAGGCGCGCTGGGGCCGCCGGGGATGGAGCCGGGGCCGCCGTGGACGGGGCCGCCGGGGGTCTGGCCGCCGGGGGGTCCCTGGAGGGGGCCCGCCTTCTGCGGCGTGAGGATGGCGGTGTCGTCACCCATCACGGGCGCACCGGCGCCCATGCCCGAACGGGCTGCGGGACCGGCCGGGTTGGGCCGGTTGCCGGAGTTGCCTGGGTTGCCGGGGCCGCCGGGTCCGCCCTGGTTCGGCGATGCCATCGGGTTCGCCCGGCCTGCCGGGTTTGCCTGGTTCGCCGGGTGGGACGGGTCGGCGGGCTTCGGCGGCAGCGGGCCGTCACCGGTCACCGGACCGCCGGTCGGCCCGGCCGGGCCACGGCCGCCGTCACCCGCGGCCCCTCCGGAGAAGTACGGCAGGTCACCGCGGTGCGGGTCGCCGCCCTGCGGCGCACCCGTGCCGAGCGGGCCGGCCGCCACGGCGCCGGACACGTCGAAGGAGCCCGTGCCGGAGCCGTCGCTCCCCGAACCCGCGGACCCGGACGCGCCGTTCCCGCCGGTGCCCGCACTGCTGGTGCTCTTGCGCGGCGCGAACCAGTCGCTCGTCTTCTCCTCCGCCGGGGCGGAGGGCGCAGGCGACCCGGCGGCGGACGGTCCGGAGGGCGCGGAGCCCGCGACGGGCGCCCCGGCGGCACCGGGACCACCCGCGCCGTTCGCGGACCCCGGACGCCCCGCGCCGTCCCCGGCGTCGGACGCGTCCGGCGTGCGGCCCGCGTTCAGCGGACGGGACGCACCAGGGTCGCTGTCCCCGACGGGCGTGCGCATGACGACCGGTGGGATGGGCCGCGATCCGGGAATGTTGATCCGGATGCGCGTGGTCAGCGTGGTCTCGGTCTTGGGCTCGTCGGGCCGCTCGTCGGCGGTCTGCCGCTGCGCGCCGTCCACGGCGCCGTCCGACGCGGCACCCTGCGCGGGGGAGCCGTACGGCGGCGTCCCCGAGGGGTAAGCGGCTCCACCGCGCCCCTGGGGCCCGGAGGACGAACTGTCAGTTTCACGACTCAAGGCAGGTTCTCCCGGTTGGCTCCGCCGCCCGTGCTCCCCGCGCGGAGGGGAATTTCCCCCGGCCGGAGGCTGGGGGAGGCTCGGCGGCGCGCACCACCATACTGGCCGCCGTCGGCAGTCATCCTGTGACCGCCGTCAAACCCGTGCGGTACACGGGCTGAAGTGGCACGTCACTTGCCAAGTCGGGCGGCGGGCCCGACTGGTTGCGTCCCCTGGCCGAGGGTGGCACACATCACAGCGACCGCCATCCCGCCGAGCAGGAAGGCGTACGAGCCGAGTCCCGCGCCGAAGAGGAAGTCTCCCTCGGGCCGGCTGGCCGTGAGCAGCATGACGGAGACGAGCCAGCCCGCCGCCGGTGCCACCGCCCCCGCCCTGGTGCCGATGGCCCGCACCCCGCCGTGGAAGAGCCCGGCGGCCCCGAGGAGCGCGAGCAGCAACCCGCCCGGGAACCAGCCCCCTTGGATCAGCGCACCGGCGGTGCCGACGACCGCGCCGAGCACGAAGAGGCCTCCGTAGGCGGCGATACGGCCGAAATTCAGCGGCTGGGCGAGGGCGCTGCCGCCGGGCGGGGCGGCGGCGGACGACGAACCGGAACCCGGCGCCGACGTGGCACGCGAACGAGTACTCACAGCGCCGTCACCCCTGCCCCTTCGAGTCCCGCGAACAGATCCGTCTCACGCTCGCCGTCCACCGCACCGGTTTCTCCTCGCACCAACTCGTAGTACTCCACTTCGAAGATCGGCTGCGCGAGCCCGTTCGACAGGACGAAGAGCGGGCCCTGCACCTCGATCTGCGTGGCGTGCGCGCGCATCGCTGCCGCCTTCGCCTGCGCGAAGGCGGTCCCGTCGATCTCCGCCGTGATCCGTTCGTCGTCCGTCACACCGGGGACGTCCGCGACCACGCCGGGGGTGGTGAACGGGGAGTGCCGCAGAGCACCCTCCATCCACCGGAACCGCTCTTCGACGACGGTACGCGGCGCGCGGTTCCAGTAGATCTTGTGGATGGTGTGCGGTTCGCCGAGATCGGCGCGGAAGGCGCCCTCGGCGGCGAGGTCCGCGGCGCGCATCGCGACCCGGTGGGCCTGGATGTGGTCGGGGTGGCCGTATCCGCCGTCCGGGTCGTACGTCACGAGGACCTGGGGCCGCACCTCGCGGATCACCTCGACGAGGTGCGCGGCGGCTTCGTCGAGATCGGCGGACCAGAAGGCGCCCGCGCGGTGGTTCTGCTCGATGCCCATCATCCCGGAGTCGCGGTAGCGGCCGGTGCCGCCGAGGAAGCGGTGGTCGGTGACCCCCAGCTCCTTCATCGCGGCAGCCAGCTCGCCGATGCGCTGCGGCCCGAGCGCGTCCTCGCGGTCGGGTGCGAGATGGGCGAGGTCGGGCGGGATGACCTCGCCCTCCTCGCCCAGCGTGCAGGTCACCAGCGTGACGTGGACGCCGTCGGCCACGTACTTGGCCATCGTCGCGCCATTGTTGATCGACTCGTCGTCGGGGTGCGCGTGCACGAGCAGTAGACGCCGGGCGGGCAGTTCCGTCATGGGACCACCCTACGAGCACCCCGCGCGACGATCGGAATGTGATGCGAAGGGATCAGAACTTGATGTCGCCGATCATCCCCGCCACGTTCGTCGTCAGCTCGTTGATCGTCGGGGCGATGGAGGAACTCGCCAGATAGAAGCCGAGCAAGACACAGACGATCATGTGGCCCGCTTTCAACCCTGACTTCTTGACCAGCAAGAAGACAATGATCGCCAGCAGCACCACCGCCGAAATCGAGAGTGCCACGGCGGCTCACCTCCAAGTCCCAGACCCTGCACCAGTGCGGACGCCAGCAGGTACATACCCACTAAGCGCTACGGATCATAACTATCCGTGGGTCCGCATGACTCGGAGCACGGCAGCACAAGGGGGCGCATGCCCTCTAGGCTCGGACGATGACCACCGAGACGCCCGCATCCGCCGGGCCCGCCGAGAGTCACACGCAGCGGCTCTCCTTCCCCCGTCTGCACGCCCGCACGCAACGCTTCACTCTCGGTGCGCCCCGCGCGTTCACGGT
This Streptomyces sp. NBC_01283 DNA region includes the following protein-coding sequences:
- the mshB gene encoding N-acetyl-1-D-myo-inositol-2-amino-2-deoxy-alpha-D-glucopyranoside deacetylase, whose protein sequence is MTELPARRLLLVHAHPDDESINNGATMAKYVADGVHVTLVTCTLGEEGEVIPPDLAHLAPDREDALGPQRIGELAAAMKELGVTDHRFLGGTGRYRDSGMMGIEQNHRAGAFWSADLDEAAAHLVEVIREVRPQVLVTYDPDGGYGHPDHIQAHRVAMRAADLAAEGAFRADLGEPHTIHKIYWNRAPRTVVEERFRWMEGALRHSPFTTPGVVADVPGVTDDERITAEIDGTAFAQAKAAAMRAHATQIEVQGPLFVLSNGLAQPIFEVEYYELVRGETGAVDGERETDLFAGLEGAGVTAL
- a CDS encoding DUF6113 family protein: MNFGRIAAYGGLFVLGAVVGTAGALIQGGWFPGGLLLALLGAAGLFHGGVRAIGTRAGAVAPAAGWLVSVMLLTASRPEGDFLFGAGLGSYAFLLGGMAVAVMCATLGQGTQPVGPAARLGK